The window CTTACTATAATAGCCTCAACTACCTGCTGCGAGTGAGGCTCAATGAGCGAAACTTTTACTTCGACCTTGTCAGGAATCGAGGACCACTCCGTAGCTCTATCTTCCCAATGAAGAATGACAGGATAGACCAAAAAATCTGCATCGTGGTTTAGTGCTGACAGTATTGCTTTTTGCCGTGTCTCAAATACCGATGAAGCCTCTACATTGTCTGTGTGCGTGAGAAATGCTGATCGGAGAGCATCGGTGGTCATAGATCCCGATCCCTCATAAAATTTATTCCCATATTTGCCATCCATAGACATGGAAATATATACTTTGTTGTCGACAGACAGCTTAGTGCCGGTTTGAGTGATATTTTGTGTCACATTGGAATCTGCGCAGGCAGTCAAAAAACACAAGATGAGCAGGTATAAAAGATAGTTTAAGTAACGCATGCAGCACTCCTCCGTTAAAGAATGAATCAGTTTGGCTGGTCACTATTGCAGGTTCATCGATATCAAATTTCAATCGTAGCAGACTATTGCATATGCCAGTCTAATTCAAAACTAAAGAGTGTCAGATTCAAATTAAATCGCCAACTCTATCTCAGCATCTCAATCTCAGCTTAATTTTCCTATCTATGGCGGGCGAGGCGGATTCGAACCCGCACCCTCCTCCTTCGAAGGCCAGCATTTATTGCGGTGCATCCCCGACAGGCTGCTTTTACTCAGTTTTCCGTAGACAACGTGCAACCGAAAAGGATTGCAGAAAAAGCCATCCACCATTATTTACATTAGACGACAATTTTACTCGTATGCGATTACGCTAATATTCGAGCCAGGTTAGCTCACTCAAGCTACGTACCGAAAAACGCATTTCATGCCTCCTGTTTAATGAGCATGAGGGTATTTATGAACTGCTTCGCCGGTTACATTACTTAAGGAATCATCAAAGATGTCTCGCCTGCTCATACTCCCGTCTGGAAACACCTTCACCCACGTACTTGAGTGTCAAGCAATAGGTCAGCAACTCGAGCTATTGGGCCATGATGTTTTCTATGGGATATCAAAACACTATGCTGGCTGGGCAGAAAACGAAAACCTCAGATACTCATGCATTTCTGAGCTATGGGAAAAGGGGCCGACAGACCACCCGAATGTCTCATGGTTTATCGATCATGACTATGTAGCCACATGTGTTCAGGACGAAATAGATCTCATTGACGATGTACAACCAGATTATGTGCTGGCAAATTTTAAATACACATCAGGAATCAGTGCGCGTGCCACCCATACTCCTCTGATCTCCATGAACATCCTGTCCATGCTGCCGGAAACACAAGCTAATTTTGGATATTTACCAGAAGCCACTTCGGCGGAAAGCATACAACAACAAAAGCAGCTGAATTTCTTTGATAATTTTGCATGCGCTGCACTACAGAAAGTAGCTAAAAGCGTCGGTCTAAAGCCGCTGGGTAAAATGTCTGATTATCTTGACGGTGACTGGGTTCTTGTCCCTGATTCACCTTTCTTTCAGGGAAGAACAATTTCCTCCCTTCCAGAACACTATCAGCCGGTCAACTTCCTGCAACTCAAGAAAACACCTCCGTGGTTACAGGCACTGCAGAAATGGTGCCCAAAAACATATCCAACAGATTGTTCTCCCCTTTCCGTTGATGACTCTTTACGACAAACAGTTCAGCAGAAAATCCCAAATGAAAAATCTGTATTGCTGGCACTAGGGAGCATCTGCCGTTCTCAGGAGGTTCTTGTCCACTTGATCTCAGCACTTGAAAGCGGACCATGGAAACTGTATGTCAGCATTTCCGGAACGAATAACCTGTTTCTTGAGCGGTTGAAAAGAGATTTTCCGAATGTGGTATTTGCAAGTTTTTTCAATATCGGCCAGCTGGTCGAGAACGGGCTGGACCTCTATGTCTGCCACGGAGGACTGGGCAGTATTTACGATGGACTGCAATACGCAATCCCGACACTGATCATTCCTCAACAACCGGAGCAGGACCATAACGGTATGCTCGCTGAACAGCTTGGAGGTGGGTTTCGTCTCTGGCCAAGCTCTCCTTTCAGCGGGAGTATTGATAGCTATAAGCAGAAACTTTTTGATACCCCGAGCTCAACCCTACGGGAAACGGTCAAACGCATACTGGATGACCAATCAATTGATAGGCGTCTTGGTATTGCCAAAAACGAGTTTTTAAATGAAGTGCTTTCCTTCCCCGATCCGGTACAGGTATTACAACGAATCATTACTGGCGACACGATAACAATGGTTTCAAATTCAGAAATTTCAGCAATGGAAAAAGCTCTATGAATATACTTTTCTTCCATGGCTTTGATTCGCATCCAGACTCTTTACAGAGATCGATCGATTGTCTGACAAAAGCAGGCCATCAGGTTACCGCACCTTTTATGACCAGCTTTTCGTTGAACAATGGAAAGCACAACGCGCCACAGCAATGGTTCATTGACGCACAATCAGTATTGAAGACCTTTGTCACCACAACACGCGGAGATATAGGTATCGCCGGCCATTCCCTCGGAGGCGCCATCTGCGCGAATCTATTAGCTCAAATCAATCCTGAAACTGACCGTGATGATCTCACTCGTCGTATCTCAAAGTGTGCATTTCTGGCATCTCCTGCCGGTATTGACGACCGCTTCCTCGCATATTGGCGGGAAACGTCCTCTGAACAAATCGACTGGCCATTCAGCCTGCAGGTACAGATGTTTTCATATTTGCAGCGCTGTGATGCCAAATATATGAATGTTTCAATCCCATCCCTTGTGCTCCAGGGTGACAGTGATGTGCATATCCCTCCGTCATCGGGTAGAGCTTTAGCAGAGAAACTTGGAATACATTGTTATTCTTTACACACCCACCCCGAAGCTGATCATTTTTTCCCCAATAGTTCCTCATCAGGTGCCAGGTATCTGCAGGAAAAACTTGTAGCATTCTTTGCCAATAACGGATGATTCATAGTTATGACCGAAGCTGAAATAGTAGAAATATACAGAGAACTTTATCCTGCCATTCCTGCAACATCTCTGGACAAATTTAAAAAGAGTGCAGCGGTCCGCGCAACCATTTCACGAAAACTATCCCTCCCCGCTCCGATATTTACAGACGCTGAGATTTGCCGCCCTGCCCCACCATTTTTTCTTGATCTTGAAATTACAACCTCATGTCAGTTGAGCTGTCGCTATTGTGCAAGAACCTTTATGAAGGTTCCCTCAAAGCACATGTCCTTTCAGCTATTCAGGGAGATTCTTGCTGCCAACCCAAGTGTTGCTGCCGTAAATCTGGTCGGCCTTGGCGAACCTCTGCTTCATCCGGAACTCGAAAGGATTCTCAACGAACTCAAAAAGCGGAAGATACGTACATCACTTGTCACAAACGCCATGGCGCTTAACGCGACAAAAGCCAGGATGCTTATTGAGGGTGGGCTGAGTTCGATCACTTTCAGTCTCGACAGCACAGACCGTGAACGTTTTGAATGGTATAGAGAAGGAGCCGATCTTGATATTATCCTGGATAATATCAGAGAATTTATGGCGCTGAAAAAAGCAGAAGGTTCCACAATGACGGCGAGTATATTCTCGGTCCTGCAGGCAGACACGCTTCCCTACCTGGGTGCGCTGGCAAAATTTGCACGCTCAGTAAACATCCCGGCCATTGTGATTTCAGACCTGAATTTCATAGAGAACAGCAGCAAATCAATCAGCACAACTATCGACAAGGAAACACTGCTGACAAAAATGCGTGAGCAGATGCGGGAAGTGGCCCGAAATGGAATAGTCCTGCTGGTGCCAAACCTGCTCGATAGCGTTAATATTGCTGAAGACTGGCCCACCGCATTACTAAAAAATCCCGAACAGATAGTACAAAGAGCACACTCAAAACATCAGCGTTGTCTCGCCCCTTTGCGCACATTGGTTGTACGCGTTGACGGTGATACAAATTACTGCAACTGCACTCCTGAAACCTCTGCAGGTAACGTAACTTCACAGTCAATAGAGGAAATATGGTGGGACAAAGGTTTACAGAATTTCAGGAACAACCTTTTCTCCGGCCCGGTACCCGGCTGCTGTAAAATTTGTCCGAGACTGTAAGTAGTATTTAGAGAATTTTCAGAAGAGTTTGACTAAAAGACCAAGTAACTGAGTATGGTCAGATCAGAATTAAAATGTATTTGCAATTTCAAATACACCCGCCATTGAACATCCACCCCCACAACTACGTCCAATGTACCGATAAATGAAGCCCCAGGAAATCAATCAGGGTACATCCCTAATTGATTCAATTGAGACACATCCCCAGCTGATTACTATTTATTCAGATCAGTTATGATGCCAAATCGCACTCCTGCTAATCCTTCGTTTTTAAAAGAATCACCCCGGCCAGGATCATGGCAGTTGCCAGGTATTCGGTAAGGCCGATAGGCTCACCCACCAGTAATGAGCCGATCAGCAGGGCCACCACCGGAGGCAGATAGGTCACGGAGGAGGCGGTAATGGTGCCGAGCTCCCTGACGATATAGTAGTAGATAATATAGGCCAGGCCGGTACCAAGGATGCCGAGATTGATTATCATGCCAAATACGGCGTGTGAATCGCTCCAAATCGCATTGATACCAGAATAGTCTGTAATGAGCGCCAGGATAAACAGAGCTGCTCCCAGCTGGTAGGTGGTCAGGGCAGTGGTGGATAATTTGAGGGGTACAATATATTTTCTGGCGTAGATAAAAGATGAACCGACACTGAGCGAACCCATCACCATATACATGACACCGGTAAGGTTGGAATCGGCCAGCTGCTCACCACTTGGCATTCCGATCAGCACTACCCCGCCAAAACCCAGCCCCACACCGATCACTTTCAGCAGGCTGGCTCTTTCTTCAGGGATGAACAATACCGCCAGAATAAAGGCAAACAAGGGAATAGCCCCCGAGACCGCCCCCGCCACACCCGAAAGAAGCAGGGAGGTGCCTTGAGCAAAGCCGTAATAATTGATGATAGCCACCAGAAGCGCCATAACCACAAAATGGTGGGCGTACCGGTAATGCTCAAGCTTTAATTCCCTTTTTATCAGCGCATATGCCAATACTGGCAGGAAACCGAAAAAGACCCTGAAAAACACGATCTGCAGAGGAGAGATTAACTCCAAAGCCAGCTTCATATAAATAAAATTACTTCCCCAAATAGTGCCCAAAACTGCGAATGCCAGCACAGGCAGCAAGGCCGGCAGTTGTCGTGAATTACTCATTAATCCTCTGTCCCGCTTTTGGAATCGTATTGAAAATACACTGTGAAAGTGCAAGACGAAGTCAGATCAGAAAGTATCTGCAACGTTTTTTGACCATCTGTGAAAACAAACAGGATTGGATAAAATTAGCCGGCATATCGAATAGCTGCACCTCAACCCTCTGGACTTTATTGATAGAAAAACAAAGCCCCAAGAGATCGAAATCTCCTGGGGCTTTTTCTATCTATGGTGGGCGAGGCGGGATTCGAACCCGCGACCCCTGGCTTCGGAGGCCAGTACTCTATCCAGCTGAGCTACCCGCCCTTGGGTATGTGTAAAGAAATGTCTCTCCACCGGGGAAGCGAAGAGCAGTGAAATTTACCACAAAATCTCATCATCGCAAGGGAAATTGCTTTTCGGCCGTTGCATTTCGTACAACAAGCTCCCCTTCTCCCGTTGGAGATCTATGATTTTCTCCTAGCAACAAAACTTTCAATGCTTCAGGAAAACATTAAAGGATTTCCCCTCAGGAACAAACGCCCCTGCTACCGGTTGGGGAATTGGAATCAATCAACCACAACCACACCGAGTACCCCTGAGGATTGCTATTTTGGTTCAGAGCGAGGCATTTTCAGGAAATTAAGCGGAGGCGTATGCATAATACGTCGAGCATTGATTTCCTGAAAATAACGAAGAGCTGGGCCAAAAGAGCTTCCTCTTAGACTTATACCGTGTTGCGATGAATCTTATCAACATACTCCTCCCACTCAACCGACAGCATCGACTTCTTTTTAGTATTACACTTCTTACAACTTGGTACCAGATTATCTTTGGTAGAGCGTCCCCCACGCGACAGCGGCACCAGATGATCCATGGTGAGTTGTTTGTAGGTGAACTTTTTACCGCAATAGTAACACAGGCCGGATGAGGTCTTCTGCTGCCACCACCGGCTTTTTTTTAATTCACGAGCCTTTGCACGCTCGGTTCTGATTACGGCATCATCAACGCCGTCGAGATTAAAATAGTCTGTCATTATTCTACTGCTCTCCGGCTCATGCCCCTACCAATTCTCCTACAAGTTCCTTACGTACAGCTCCCACCAGATAGAGTGAACCTGCTACAAGAATCATATCATCCGGGGTGGCAAGCTGTTCTGCGGCTTTCAGGGCATCAACGACATCCCGGGCCAGTACCGCTTTGTCTCTCACATCTTCAGGCAGGCAGGCCGCAAGTTGCTCCGGTTCGGCAGAACGTTCGCCATCCGGTCGGGTGAGGATCAGGCCATCAGCCAGGGGCAGGATAGAGGAAAAACCTCCCTTGATATCCTTATCAATCATTGCTCCCCAGACCACATAGAGCTTTTTATACTGATACTCATCTGCCAGGGTCATGGTGAGGTTCTTTACCCCGGCCGGGTTGTGGGCACCATCCAGCAGATAGCGGACTGAGTTCTCGACTCTTTCACCATTGACCTGCTGCTGCGCCCGGCTCTCTTTTCCCAGCACCAGATATTCAAGCCTGCCTGGCCAAACCACTGTTGCCAGACCTTGACGGAGTTGATCATCTGAAAGATCGAAACCGTTCTCTTTTAAGATATGAACGATAGCCACCACCAGCGAAGCGTTTTCCCGTTGATATGCGCCACGCATGGAACAGCGTAATCCCTCTATTCTGGCACCCAGGGCAAATGTTCCACCTGCCCAGCTCCAGTTCTCATTTGAGTTGCCTGAGTAATGAAATTCATATCCCAGCCGGTAGAGCGGCGCAGACTGCTCTGCTGCCTTCTTCTCCAGCACCTTGATCACTTCGATGGGCCCTGGAGCTGCAATTACCGTCACACCCGGCTTAATAATGCCTGCCTTTTCCCCGGCAACTTCGGTCAGGGTGGTGCCGAGATAGGCTTCGTGATCCATACTGATACTGGTGATAACCGAAACCAGCGGAGTCACCACGTTGGTGGCATCGAGCCTGCCGCCAAGCCCCGTCTCGAGTATAACCAGATCGAGATCGTTCTCGACAAACCAGAGCAGACCAAGGGCCGTGGTGAACTCGAAATAGGTTATCTGATCATCGCCGAGGGCATCGGCCACCTGCTGGGCAATACGGGCAAAATCTGCTTCACTGATAAAGGTATCGTTAATGCGGAACCGCTCACGCACACAGCTCAGATGGGGGGAGGTGTAGAGGCCGACCTTATAACCAGCCTTCTGCAGCACATTCAGCAGCGAAGCGC of the Desulfosediminicola ganghwensis genome contains:
- a CDS encoding DUF4823 domain-containing protein: MRYLNYLLYLLILCFLTACADSNVTQNITQTGTKLSVDNKVYISMSMDGKYGNKFYEGSGSMTTDALRSAFLTHTDNVEASSVFETRQKAILSALNHDADFLVYPVILHWEDRATEWSSIPDKVEVKVSLIEPHSQQVVEAIIVSGRSGLATFGGDHPQDLLPEPISDFVNTLY
- a CDS encoding alpha/beta hydrolase, which codes for MNILFFHGFDSHPDSLQRSIDCLTKAGHQVTAPFMTSFSLNNGKHNAPQQWFIDAQSVLKTFVTTTRGDIGIAGHSLGGAICANLLAQINPETDRDDLTRRISKCAFLASPAGIDDRFLAYWRETSSEQIDWPFSLQVQMFSYLQRCDAKYMNVSIPSLVLQGDSDVHIPPSSGRALAEKLGIHCYSLHTHPEADHFFPNSSSSGARYLQEKLVAFFANNG
- a CDS encoding radical SAM protein — encoded protein: MTEAEIVEIYRELYPAIPATSLDKFKKSAAVRATISRKLSLPAPIFTDAEICRPAPPFFLDLEITTSCQLSCRYCARTFMKVPSKHMSFQLFREILAANPSVAAVNLVGLGEPLLHPELERILNELKKRKIRTSLVTNAMALNATKARMLIEGGLSSITFSLDSTDRERFEWYREGADLDIILDNIREFMALKKAEGSTMTASIFSVLQADTLPYLGALAKFARSVNIPAIVISDLNFIENSSKSISTTIDKETLLTKMREQMREVARNGIVLLVPNLLDSVNIAEDWPTALLKNPEQIVQRAHSKHQRCLAPLRTLVVRVDGDTNYCNCTPETSAGNVTSQSIEEIWWDKGLQNFRNNLFSGPVPGCCKICPRL
- a CDS encoding DMT family transporter; translation: MSNSRQLPALLPVLAFAVLGTIWGSNFIYMKLALELISPLQIVFFRVFFGFLPVLAYALIKRELKLEHYRYAHHFVVMALLVAIINYYGFAQGTSLLLSGVAGAVSGAIPLFAFILAVLFIPEERASLLKVIGVGLGFGGVVLIGMPSGEQLADSNLTGVMYMVMGSLSVGSSFIYARKYIVPLKLSTTALTTYQLGAALFILALITDYSGINAIWSDSHAVFGMIINLGILGTGLAYIIYYYIVRELGTITASSVTYLPPVVALLIGSLLVGEPIGLTEYLATAMILAGVILLKTKD
- a CDS encoding HNH endonuclease — protein: MTDYFNLDGVDDAVIRTERAKARELKKSRWWQQKTSSGLCYYCGKKFTYKQLTMDHLVPLSRGGRSTKDNLVPSCKKCNTKKKSMLSVEWEEYVDKIHRNTV
- a CDS encoding bifunctional folylpolyglutamate synthase/dihydrofolate synthase translates to MMTYDEALRLLDELQMHKIKLGLGAMHSFLEKVGEPEKKLKIVHVAGTNGKGSVSASLLNVLQKAGYKVGLYTSPHLSCVRERFRINDTFISEADFARIAQQVADALGDDQITYFEFTTALGLLWFVENDLDLVILETGLGGRLDATNVVTPLVSVITSISMDHEAYLGTTLTEVAGEKAGIIKPGVTVIAAPGPIEVIKVLEKKAAEQSAPLYRLGYEFHYSGNSNENWSWAGGTFALGARIEGLRCSMRGAYQRENASLVVAIVHILKENGFDLSDDQLRQGLATVVWPGRLEYLVLGKESRAQQQVNGERVENSVRYLLDGAHNPAGVKNLTMTLADEYQYKKLYVVWGAMIDKDIKGGFSSILPLADGLILTRPDGERSAEPEQLAACLPEDVRDKAVLARDVVDALKAAEQLATPDDMILVAGSLYLVGAVRKELVGELVGA